The DNA region agaagaaccCTAAAGGAAGTTATATAGACGCATGCAATGTCACACCTTTGTTTCCATTCTGTCATTATATCAAGCACCTGCTAcgcagaagagagagaggaaaaaaaaaagaaaaggctaaTGCTTTCCAAATGGAGGGCACCAGGGAAGATCACGGGAAGTCTAATGCCGTGGGCCATATACTTGACCAATTTCATCCTCGTACTGTTCATAACATGCAATCTCTTCACAAAACAATGAAAACATGCCAGAAATACGGTGTGTCACGTTTTTATCAAGTTTAATTAGTTGCTTTCTGTGCTACGTTTCTTTGAGGGAAAATGATTGAGGAGGGTAAGACTAAATgttttagcatttcttttttcatatatatatatatatatatatataaaaacaaaaaaaaaaaaaatggtagtcaCCCCTTTTGGTCAAATTAGAAAACTAGAGAGGATCTAGTTACTTATATTTGAAAGGCATTTTTGTCTACAAAAAATGTGAAATGACAAATATACCATTCAAATATAAGGAACTAGATGCCCTCCAGTTCCTTTTTGGccggcctaggggtggccgttTGGGAATGATCAACTACCCCTATATTTTTAGTAATTGATGTAATAAGTACCACATAAACTATcatgtcaatttataaaatatctAGTTTAAATACTTGGTGTATCACAAGAATTTTACatgttgaaaaacaaatgaCATAGAAATGAAGAGTTGGCTAGCACTGTAATTCCATGCTAAATAGATATTGAAGCATATAATTACAGCCCCAAAACTTTACACATTCGAACTTTCTCATACCATGCATTCGCTTTCCTTGTCAATAGAAAAGTAGAGCATCCAAAATTTGGTGCTTCCTCCACTATATAGTCTATATTAATATTCTCTTTCAAttaacatcatatatatatatatatatatatatatatatatatgttccacCATGACATAAACGTTTGTCCCCTCTTTTTGTTAGCATgaacaagagaaaaatttgtCTGAACTCGCTCTTAGAAGGGTACATGAAGAAAATGTGTGGACTAATTACTACTTCCGCATTATTGGATTAAAGAATGGCATCGTTTCATTGGAATTTAAGGTTATTATTATGCCTACATATTGTTCTCTTTACGAGGAATGTTTCAGTTCCTCCTGGTGTTCTCTTCATCCTAcgtgaatattgttttctaaaaaaaaataataataaaggaccGGTGGagtaagagatttttttttttttttttcaaaaaacaatatCCAAGTAGGATGAAGAGAACACCATGAAGAACCGTAACATGtctctttcttaaaaaaaaattaaaaaaaaaaaaactcaccccACCAGTTCCTcaaaaaaatgcagaaaataatatccacgtaTGTAGGACCAAAAGAACCGTAGAATTCTTCTTATCGAAGGGAGGGTGGTTGTAAGCAAAAATAGTTCCCCAATCTTAACTCGTCATTTCAATTCTCCATAGCATAAGAACTTTGGTACGTTTCCATATTATTATTTGCATAATCTCGTAACTCATGTATCTTCATAGGTCACGACACTATCTTCTGATTACCAAATTGAAATGAATAGATATATTAGTAAAACCATCATACATTATTATTCAACCACGATCACCCCCAACAAAATATAACAAGCTTTCATAGCAATAATATCGCACGATATGGATTAATCCTTGAggaaaattaaatttatcaacaAGCTCTTTGAGGCGACACATTCATGCCACTCGGAGGGTACGTTGCGTTCGTTGCGGGACTTAATCCAACACCTTATATATGGCATGAGCTGACGACAGACATGCATCACCTGTGTCTGTATTCCAGAAAGCACCCCTCTTTTTCAAGAGGATTCGCAGCACGTCAAACGCTGGTAAAAGTTCTTTGCTAACCTTTAATTTGATTATTATGGATTTCTGTCAAAATAGAGGGGGGTTATTGATCAGGGGTTTGTTTCTAGCCTTGGAAGTTTGAAATTGGTTCTAGTAACTAAGAGATGAGGTACATTTTTGGAAATAGATAATAAGGAGGCGGTAAAGGACTTTGATACATCGATGGAACGAGCCATGTGGTGTGGCAGGTGATAAAAGTTATTTTCTAACACAATTTCAAATGGGGtctaaaagaaaaagggtaacTTTTTCTACTTTAAAATATTGATGATATGTAAAGTTCTTAATTAAATTGCAAGTATTAGTAGTTTGCTAACAAAATTTCGGATTAGAATctcttacaattttaaagaaatagtaaattttaaaattacgcAATTTTGACCCTTTTTAGGCATCGAAACACTTAGAAAATgcaacttattaaaaatgtggtatgtTACCATCcataattgaatatatttttgtcaGGTTAATTATTGctctctatgttgtaaaaacCAATTTGAGctaaaaattgtcttttgattttataaagaaGAAACGTCTTTATAAAAGTGAAGAAGAATTCTTTTGGAAGCAAAATTAGTTTTGATTACCACGAtaacatgttacatttttaattggtagcattttttaagtgttttgatgcctaaaaatggcctaaattacataatttgagAATCATCATCCAGCCAACCTAGCAGATCCTCTACCGAACAATGCCTGACGCCAGCGATTCCTCACCGCTAGTCCACCAATAGGTCGGTCTTCAAGTCCCACACCCACCACCACAAGGGCAGCGGTTGTTCAATATTTTCACCGACGACTGGAgtggaaaaaagtaaaaaattaatctttttattaaaaatattcaaACAAAACCTGCTTGGGATTCGCTTTGTAGGCGAAGTAAGGGTAGGCGTTAATCAAGAATGGCGAACATTTTTGTCTTCGAGTGGAAGTTCAAGATGGGAGCTATGCAGTTTACCAGATCCCGGCAAAAGGCTCCAGCAAAAGGTGGGTACGAGGTCTCTAGAACAGACCAGGATCCACGGCAATACTGCCAAAATTGCCCATctattttttcccaaattctgGCCATCCAATGTCATCCAACAACCACCAATTcaccacgtgtcccactaaagataaataataacatattatttattttttaaaaagaaaatattaaaatattaaaattaaaaattaaaaaaattgggctAGGTGGCCGCCccagtttttttaatttttaattttaatattttcttttattttatttaaaaataaataaataatattttattatttatctttagtggAACACGTGGCGAATTAATGGTTGTTGAATGACATTAGATGGCCAGGATTTGATAAAAAACTGATGGGCAGTTTTGACAGTATTGTCGTGAATCCTGGTCCTCCCATGAGGGAGCTGTCGTTGAAAGTGAGGATTTCATTGCCGACAAAAACGGTTGTGATGTTTGTCGCAAGGAGGAGTGAGAAGAATTAAGcgaaaatagtttttttttttttttctttattttttttataaataagacTACTAGATCGATCTTATTTAATCTATTAGGATTAAGCATACATAAAAAAACTTGGATTTACAATGGAGAAGCCCCCATCTACCAAAAGATTATGTCCACTCACGTACTTCGACTCATCACTTCCAAGATAAAGGGCAGCCTCAGCCACATCCTCTGCCTTTTGAACATGACCTTTAAGGTTAGAATAAACACTATGAACTCCATCATCGTCTAGCTTTAAAAAATCTTTTGCCAACGGCGTGGCCACCGCATACGGTGACACACAATTCACACGAATGCCAAACCGCCCGAGGTCAACAGCGGTATTTCTCATCAATCCCACCACACCATGCTTCGAGCTCGTGTAGCCATGTGTTGCAGAccctgttagaatataaattaaataattaaatatattattttttttataagcttaagcttttaataTAAGTAGTTGTTTAACATAACCTCCTAAAACGGAGCAGATGCTAGCAGTTGAAATTATACTGCCCTTGCGAGCAGGGATCATCACACGGGCTGCATGTTTGGTGCCAAGGAAGACACCAACGAGGTTTACACCAACGACTTGCTCAAATTCAAGCTTGGTTATTTCAAGGATGTTGGTTTTGGCTACTCCGGTGACACCAGCGTTATTGAACATGATGTCTAGTTTACCAAACTTGGAAATAGCAAGGTTTACAGCGTTTTCCACGTCTGTTTCCTTGGTGACATCGCAATGGACGAAGGAAGTGGATTGATGAGATAGATTTTTGCATAAAGAGTGACCCAACTCGTCTTGGATGTCTGCAATTAC from Corylus avellana chromosome ca10, CavTom2PMs-1.0 includes:
- the LOC132163287 gene encoding borneol dehydrogenase, mitochondrial-like, which produces MGSFSLLSAAARRLEGKVALITGGASGIGEGTAKLFSKHGAKVVIADIQDELGHSLCKNLSHQSTSFVHCDVTKETDVENAVNLAISKFGKLDIMFNNAGVTGVAKTNILEITKLEFEQVVGVNLVGVFLGTKHAARVMIPARKGSIISTASICSVLGGSATHGYTSSKHGVVGLMRNTAVDLGRFGIRVNCVSPYAVATPLAKDFLKLDDDGVHSVYSNLKGHVQKAEDVAEAALYLGSDESKYVSGHNLLVDGGFSIVNPSFFMYA